The Haploplasma axanthum region TGCAGTAACACCTAGTATATTTGCACCATCAAAATGCTTTAAAACTCTTTGATAAGTATCACTCATTGCATGATGTGTTTCATCCACAACTATTGTCTTAAAATAATCTCTTGGATAAGCTGTTAACCGTTTTTCTTGTGAGAGTGTTTGAATGGATGCAACAGTAACTTTTTTTGACGAACCAACCGCAGTTGACTCAGCCTTTTCCAAGGCTGAATCTAAACCGCTAGTTACTTTTAATTTATCTGCTGCTTGATCTAATAGTTCACCACGATGTGCAATAACTAAAGCTTTGTCGCCATCTTTAGTTTCTTCTTCAATAACTTTTGAAAATACGACTGTTTTGCCTGTTCCCGTTGGCAACACCAACAATGTCTTTGCATTGCCATTCTTCCATTCATTACGAATAGCTTTTACAGCCTCATTTTGGTATGGTCTTAAAATCATAGTAGCCCTCCTTAAAATGGAAGATCATCTATAAAATTCGCTTGATCATAGTCAATGAATCTGTCTAAGTCGTTATAAGTTCTATCTTCACCACTTTGATTTGTATATGTTTTTTGTTTGAAGTAACCACGACCTTTTGAACCTACTACTTTATTCCAATCCATAGATAGTTTCTCACCATGTTTCTTTTGTCCGATTGATCTAAAGAATGCTGATAATTTCCACTCTAAAGATTTATATAAAAGTAGGTCGAATTTCACTGTTGCAACCCCTTCTTTTGAATCTACTTGAACAGTAATGGTTGCTTTATTACAAGGCGGAACTTTTGCTCCACCAGGAAATCTACCTCTTTCAAAATTTGTAACTGTAAAGTTGTACTCACCATCAGGAAGTAATATAAACTCCTGACCATCACTTTCAATTGAATCATTCCAATCCATTAACATATCTTTATTATTTTCTTGCATTTTTATTGTTCTCCTTTTTTATTTTTAATTGTTTCTAATACACGTTCCCAATTTGGAATAATCCATCTTGTAATAAATTCATCTGAATAATTTTGAACCAGCACACTTAATTCATAGTGTCCTTTTTCTGCTACTACTTCTTGTAATTCAAGTTCACTAATCCCAGCATCAACAATCATCTTGTTTAGTCTTTGAACAGTTAAGCTTAGTTCTGGTTCCTTTACAGGTTGTTCTAAGCCTTCAAATAAATGAGCAATTGATTTAAAATCAAGTTCTAACTCTTCTCGTAAATCAAAGCGGTTCTTTGCATCGTATGTTGGGTTATGAGTTGTATATAAAACTCTTTTTCCGCCTTGTGCTTTCCTACGATTACTTTCTGTTGTAACTACATAAATCTTGTAGTTGGTAAAGAATAGCGCGTCTGACCATTCCTTAATTACTGGCGCTACCTGTTTCGTTAGTTTCATTTCATATCTATCGAATGCACCTTGCTCTTCTGGAAGCTCAAACTTGCGAGGCTTTGCATGGGCAGTAATAACAACATTAATACCCGCTTCTATTACTTGGTCGAACAAGGTTAATAGTTTTGTATATTCATCAAGTAGATAGACATAGCCCTTACCGTAACCAAAATCCTCAATGTTATTTTTTCTATACTTTTCAGTTACTGCATTAATACATAAAGTTTCTGACCAATCTGCAGTATCT contains the following coding sequences:
- a CDS encoding ATP-binding protein; translation: MLKIIEGKEKRPLKVVIYGPEGIGKSTFASKFPDPLFIDTEGGTSNLDVRRIKCNKSWDELLLIVKEVIKNPTICKTLVLDTADWSETLCINAVTEKYRKNNIEDFGYGKGYVYLLDEYTKLLTLFDQVIEAGINVVITAHAKPRKFELPEEQGAFDRYEMKLTKQVAPVIKEWSDALFFTNYKIYVVTTESNRRKAQGGKRVLYTTHNPTYDAKNRFDLREELELDFKSIAHLFEGLEQPVKEPELSLTVQRLNKMIVDAGISELELQEVVAEKGHYELSVLVQNYSDEFITRWIIPNWERVLETIKNKKGEQ